From a single Stomoxys calcitrans chromosome 4, idStoCalc2.1, whole genome shotgun sequence genomic region:
- the LOC106089542 gene encoding farnesol dehydrogenase has product MERWHNKVAVVTGASSGIGAGVVKDLVGAGIQVVGLARRKERVEDIRANLPEKRQSLLTAIECDVTNLDSVNKAFDEIITKFGGVDILVNNAGTSKLGQLVSQDPQTIQMVLQTNVMGVVYCTQRAFKSMKDRNMNGHVIIINSICGHKVLGGPAGKLPITNIYSPSKYAITAITEIYRQEFSGLGTKIKITSISPGAVDTELISDNLKKTLGERILSPHDIGSAILYTLSTPPHVQIHEMIIKPVGESF; this is encoded by the exons ATGGAACGCTGGCATAATAAAGTAGCTGTAGTGACCGGTGCTAGCTCAGGCATTGGGGCTGGTGTAGTCAAGGATTTAGTTGGAGCTGGCATACAAGTTGTGGGTCTGGCCAGACGCAAAGAACGTGTAGAAGATATTAGAGCAAATCTGCCCGAAAAAAGGCAATCGCTTTTGACAGCCATCGAATGTGATGTGACGAATTTGGATTCAGTTAACAaagcttttgatgaaattattaCCAAATTTGGAGGAGTTGATATATTAGTTAACAATGCTGGTACCTCCAAGCTGGGTCAATTGGTCTCGCAGGATCCCCAAACAATTCAAATGGTTTTGCAGACCAATGTTATGGGTGTGGTGTATTGTACACAACGTGCCTTCAAATCGATGAAAGATCGTAATATGAATGGTCATGTTATTATTATCAACAGTATTTGTGGTCACAAGGTGTTGGGCGGACCTGCAGGAAAATTACCAATCACAAACATTTATTCACCCTCCAAATATGCCATTACAGCCATAACAGAGATTTATAGGCAGGAATTTAGTGGTTTGGGAACGAAAATCAAAATTACA AGTATTAGTCCTGGCGCTGTGGACACTGAGCTAATAAGtgataatttgaaaaaaacattGGGCGAACGTATTCTTAGTCCTCATGATATTGGAAGTGCTATATTGTATACGCTGTCGACACCACCTCATGTTCAAATTCACGAAATGATTATCAAACCTGTGGGTGAAAGTTTTTAA